CGCCGGCACCGGCATGATGGTGCCGCTCGAGCAGATCGCCTCGATCACGATGGGCAAGGGCCCATCGGCGATCCGTCACAAGAATGGCGAGCGCATGATCACCGTGTCGGCCAATGCCCAAGGCCGTTCGGCCGGTGAAGTCACGACCGACGCCATGAAACTGGCGCGCACCTTCGACTTCCCGCCGGGTTACGGGCTGGCGCTGGGCGGCTCGGGCGAAGACCAGCAGGAACTGTTCAAGGAGATGGTCATTGCGCTGTTCTCGGGCATTGCGCTGATGTACCTGATCCTCGTGATGCAGTTCGGCTCGTTCACGGCGCCGATCGGCGTGATGCTGTCGTTGCCGCTGTCGCTGATCGGCGTCGTGCTGGCCCTGATCATGACCGGCAACACGCTTAACCTGATGAGCATGATCGGCATCCTGATGCTGATGGGGCTGGTGGCCAAGAACGCGATCCTGCTGCTCGACGCGGCCAGGGCGCTCGAGCACGAAGGAATGGACCGCGAAGAAGCGCTGATGGCGGCCGGGCGCAAGCGCCTGCGGCCGATCCTGATGACCACCTTCGCACTGATCGCCGGCATGCTGCCGGTGGCGCTGGCCCTGGGCGACTCGGGCGAGTTCTACCAGCCACTGGCCATTGCGATCATCGGCGGCACGATCACCTCGACCATCCTGACGCTGCTGGTGGTGCCAACGTTCTATGACAGCATCGAGATTGCCCGCGACCGCATGGTGGCCAAGTACGGCCGCCGCGCCGAGCACCGCAATGCGCTGGTGGCGTTCCTGATGACGTTCGTCGAAGCCATCCTGGCGCTGACGCTGGTGCGTCTGGTCTATCGACTGGTCATGCGCCTCGTGCAGATGGTGACGGGGCGCGGCCGTGCCAAGGTGGCGCCGGTCTGATCCCCCACGGCAGGGCGCCGCACGCGCCTTGCCGGATTTTCCGGACACGGCCAGTGATAACTGGCCGTGTTTTTTTATGCGTGACTAATGGTTGGTTTGCCGGGGTTGTAAAATAGCACCCCGGCAACCAACGGACGACGGCTTATGGTCTAATAGCGGCTGTTTTGCCATGCACTTTGCCATCAGGCAGCCTGTGCAACGGTGGCGTGCCTCCGCATGACGCCACGCCGCATCTCCATTTTCCTCCGTAAGGTCCAGCCCCATGCCCGCAGCCCAGCCCATTGCCTTGTTCGTGAACGACGACATGAACTGGCTCGCCGGTGGGGGCGAGATGGGCGAACTGATCCGCAGTATGGACTGGTCGGCGACGCCGCTCGGACCGCTGTCCGGCTGGCCGCAGAGCCTGCGCACATCGGTCAGCCTGTGCCTGTCGTCGACGTTCCCGATCCTGGTCTGCTGGGGCCCGGACGACATCCAGATCTACAACGACGCCTACCGCCCGATCTGCGGCGACCTGCATCCCGCAGCCATGGGCGCGCCATTCAAGGTGGTCTGGGCCTCGGCCCTGCCGGTCGTGGGTGAGGCCTTCGAACTTGCGCACCAGGGCTCCGGTGCGTACATCCGCGACCAGCAGATGTTCCTCGACCGCAGTGGCTATCTCGAAGAAGCCAATATGACGTTTTCGTTCTCGCCAATCCGCGACGAGTCGGGCGCGATCGGCGGGATATTCCACCCGATTACCGAAACCACGGTACAGGTGCTCAGTGCGCGCCGCAGCAAGGGCTTGCGTGACCTGACCGCGAGCCTGGCGGGCGTGCGCTCGATCGATGACATCGGCACGCAGCTCGCGAGCCACTGCGCGCACATGACGGCCGACGTGCCGTTCGTGCTGTTCTACCAGATCGATCCCCAGACCGGCACGCTGGCGCTGCGTGGCAACGCTGGTCTGGCGCCGGGCAACCCATTGGCCCCGCTGGCAACCGCCTTCGACGACAGCATCTGGCCATTTGCCCGCAGCAGCAGTTCGCATTCGGTTGAACAGGCCGACGACGTTGCCGCGCGCCTGGGGAGTGTCGCTTGCGGACCCTACGAGGACGCGCCGCGCTCGGCGCTGGTCCTGCCCATGACCTTGCCCGGCCAGCAGGAGCTGTTCGGCTTTGTCGTGGCCGGGGTCAGCGTGCGCCGCGCGCTCGATGCCGACTACCGCAACTTTTATGCATTGCTCGGGGCGGCCGTCAATACCGCCGTGGGCAATGTGATTGCCTACGAGCAGGAACAGCACCGCGCCGAAGAACTGGCCCAGATCGACCGCGCCAAGACGGCGTTCTTCTCGAACGTCTCGCATGAATTTCGCACGCCGCTGACGCTGATTCTCGGCCCGCTCGACGATGCGCTGGCCGATGCGCCCGAGTCGATGAATGCGATCCAGCGCCAGCGCGTCGAGCTCACCCACCGCAACTCGCTGCGCCTGCTCAAGCTGGTCAATTCGCTGCTCGACTTTTCGCGCATCGAGGCCGGCCGCGTGCAGGCCAGCTACGTCCCGGTCGATCTCACGCGCCTGACGGTCGACCTGGCCGGCGTGTTCGAGTCGGCCATGGCCAAGGGGGGGCTGGAGTACACAGTCGATCTGCAGCCGCTGACCCAGCCGGTGTTCGTCGACCGCGACATGTGGGAAAAGATCGTCTTCAACCTGCTGTCGAACGCCTTCAAGTTCACGCTGCACGGTGGCGTCACGGTGACGTTGCGTGAACATGCCGGCATGGCGCGCCTGTCGGTGCAGGACACCGGCACCGGCATTCCCGAGCATGAACTGCCGCGCATGTTCGAACGCTTCCACCGCATCGAAGGCGCGCCGGGCCGCACCTACGAAGGCACCGGCATCGGCCTGGCGCTGATCCAGGAGCTGGTGCGCCTGCATGGCGGGACAATCGCAGTCTCGAGCACCTTCGGCGAAGGCACCCGGTTCGACGTCGATCTGCCGTTCGGCGATGCACACCTGCCGGCGGATCGCATCGTGCAGGCGCCGGAGACGATGGCCGACCGCCAGCGCATGGGCGCGGCGTTCGTCGAAGAAGCACTGCGCTGGCTGCCCGACACGCTGGAAGGCGCAGCGACGACGCCGGCGCCGGAGCCGACGCCGGATATGGACATGGACACGAGCGCGCCCGCGCAGCCTGAAGCGCGCCCGCGCATCCTGGTTGCCGATGACAACAACGACATGCGCGCCTACCTGAAATCGCTGCTCGAACCGCATGCCGACGTGCGCGCGGTGGCCGATGGCCAGGCAGCGTACGAGATGGCGCTGCTGGACCCGCCCGACCTGGTGCTGTCGGACGTGATGATGCCGCGCCTGGACGGTTTTGGCCTGATCGCGAAGGTGCGCGCCAGCGAACTGCTGCGTCATCTGCCGGTCATGCTGCTGTCGGCGCGCGCGGGCGAAGAAGCCAAGGTCGAAGGCTTGCAGGCCGGCGCCGACGACTACCTGGTCAAGCCGTTTTCAGCCAACGAGCTGCTGGCGCGCATCGGCACCCAGGTGGCGCTGGGACGCGAGCGGCGCCAGAACGCGCGCGATGCGCAGGCGCGCGAAGCGCATGTGCGGGCGCTGATCGACGCTTCGCCCGCGATGCTCTGGACCACCGACAACGACAGCCTGTGCACCTATCTGAGCCGGCGCTGGTACGACTACACGGGCCGCACGCCCGAGCAGGACCTGGGCATGGGCTGGCTCGAGAACGTGCACCCCGACGACGCCGCGCGTTCGGGCGAGATCTTCCTGGCCGCCAGTGCGGCCCGCCAGCCGTTCTCGTTCGATTACCGCCTGCGCGGCCATGACGGCAGCTACCGCTGGTTCATCGACGCCGGCCTGCCGCGCGTGAATGCCGCCGGGGAGCCGGACGGGTATGTCGGCACCGTGATCGACGTCCATGCGCGCAAGCTGTTGCAGGAGCGCTTCGAGCGCGTGTCCGAGGCGGGCGATATCGGCGTCTGGTATGCCGACGTGCCGTTCACGCATTTCCAGATCAATGCCGAGATGGCGCTGCACTTCGGCGTCGACATGGGCCGCGCCGCGTCGGTGAGCGAACTGCTGGCGGCGGTGGAGCCGGAAGACCGCGAGCGGCTGGCCGAGAGCGTCGAGCACGCGGTGCGCGCCGGCGCGCCGCTGG
The sequence above is a segment of the Oxalobacteraceae sp. CFBP 8761 genome. Coding sequences within it:
- a CDS encoding response regulator, translated to MNWLAGGGEMGELIRSMDWSATPLGPLSGWPQSLRTSVSLCLSSTFPILVCWGPDDIQIYNDAYRPICGDLHPAAMGAPFKVVWASALPVVGEAFELAHQGSGAYIRDQQMFLDRSGYLEEANMTFSFSPIRDESGAIGGIFHPITETTVQVLSARRSKGLRDLTASLAGVRSIDDIGTQLASHCAHMTADVPFVLFYQIDPQTGTLALRGNAGLAPGNPLAPLATAFDDSIWPFARSSSSHSVEQADDVAARLGSVACGPYEDAPRSALVLPMTLPGQQELFGFVVAGVSVRRALDADYRNFYALLGAAVNTAVGNVIAYEQEQHRAEELAQIDRAKTAFFSNVSHEFRTPLTLILGPLDDALADAPESMNAIQRQRVELTHRNSLRLLKLVNSLLDFSRIEAGRVQASYVPVDLTRLTVDLAGVFESAMAKGGLEYTVDLQPLTQPVFVDRDMWEKIVFNLLSNAFKFTLHGGVTVTLREHAGMARLSVQDTGTGIPEHELPRMFERFHRIEGAPGRTYEGTGIGLALIQELVRLHGGTIAVSSTFGEGTRFDVDLPFGDAHLPADRIVQAPETMADRQRMGAAFVEEALRWLPDTLEGAATTPAPEPTPDMDMDTSAPAQPEARPRILVADDNNDMRAYLKSLLEPHADVRAVADGQAAYEMALLDPPDLVLSDVMMPRLDGFGLIAKVRASELLRHLPVMLLSARAGEEAKVEGLQAGADDYLVKPFSANELLARIGTQVALGRERRQNARDAQAREAHVRALIDASPAMLWTTDNDSLCTYLSRRWYDYTGRTPEQDLGMGWLENVHPDDAARSGEIFLAASAARQPFSFDYRLRGHDGSYRWFIDAGLPRVNAAGEPDGYVGTVIDVHARKLLQERFERVSEAGDIGVWYADVPFTHFQINAEMALHFGVDMGRAASVSELLAAVEPEDRERLAESVEHAVRAGAPLDLEFRTRVAAADGGDGTPRWLRAIGWCGLNKNGQPERFDGVTLDIDSQKHAEQELHRLARELGAKNRAQSDFLFTLAHELRNPLAPIRSGLELMRIGAASGDVQAIMRRQVDHMVHLVDDLLDMARLAEGKVTLRCERVLLADAVREAVDMSMPLVERGRHALAVHLPDGHVGLHADRHRVAQILSNLLNNAAKYTPPGGALEIHAQIEGDDVAISVLDNGIGIAADALEGVFDMYAQAHAGAEMAQGGLGVGLNLVQRLVKLHGGRVAATSAGVGQGSQFTVWLPLPADSATPPVAAAGTVLQAAQTDPGMLRILVVDDNVDAAQTLQALLEMNGHAVTAVHDGASALLQAAALLPQVVFLDIGLPDMTGYDAAEAMRRIAGMETSTLIALTGWGAEQDRKRSSQAGFDHHLTKPADFLIVEQLIRDVAERTPASGPTTSQNKQPG